Proteins from a genomic interval of Homo sapiens chromosome 19 genomic patch of type NOVEL, GRCh38.p14 PATCHES HSCHR19KIR_502960008-2_CTG3_1:
- the KIR2DS4 gene encoding killer cell immunoglobulin-like receptor 2DS4 isoform 1 precursor (isoform 1 precursor is encoded by transcript variant 1) produces the protein MSLMVIIMACVGFFLLQGAWPQEGVHRKPSFLALPGHLVKSEETVILQCWSDVMFEHFLLHREGKFNNTLHLIGEHHDGVSKANFSIGPMMPVLAGTYRCYGSVPHSPYQLSAPSDPLDMVIIGLYEKPSLSAQPGPTVQAGENVTLSCSSRSSYDMYHLSREGEAHERRLPAVRSINGTFQADFPLGPATHGGTYRCFGSFRDAPYEWSNSSDPLLVSVTGNPSNSWPSPTEPSSKTGNPRHLHVLIGTSVVKIPFTILLFFLLHRWCSDKKNAAVMDQEPAGNRTVNSEDSDEQDHQEVSYA, from the exons ATGTCGCTCATGGTCATCATCATGGCGTGTGTTG GGTTCTTCTTGCTGCAGGGGGCCTGGCCACAGGAGG GAGTCCACAGAAAACCTTCCTTCCTGGCCCTCCCAGGTCACCTGGTGAAATCAGAAGAGACAGTCATCCTGCAATGTTGGTCGGATGTCATGTTTGAGCACTTCCTTCTGCACAGAGAGGGGAAGTTTAACAACACTTTGCACCTCATTGGAGAGCACCATGATGGGGTTTCCAAGGCCAACTTCTCCATTGGTCCCATGATGCCTGTCCTTGCAGGAACCTACAGATGCTACGGTTCTGTTCCTCACTCCCCCTATCAGTTGTCAGCTCCCAGTGACCCTCTGGACATGGTGATCATAG GTCTATATGAGAAACCTTCTCTCTCAGCCCAGCCGGGCCCCACGGTTCAGGCAGGAGAGAATGTGACCTTGTCCTGCAGCTCCCGGAGCTCCTATGACATGTACCATCTATCCAGGGAAGGGGAGGCCCATGAACGTAGGCTCCCTGCAGTGCGCAGCATCAACGGAACATTCCAGGCCGACTTTCCTCTGGGCCCTGCCACCCACGGAGGGACCTACAGATGCTTCGGCTCTTTCCGTGACGCTCCCTACGAGTGGTCAAACTCGAGTGATCCACTGCTTGTTTCcgtcacag GAAACCCTTCAAATAGTTGGCCTTCACCCACTGAACCAAGCTCCAAAACCG GTAACCCCAGACACCTACATGTTCTGATTGGGACCTCAGTGGTCAAAATCCCTTTCAccatcctcctcttctttctccttcatcgCTGGTGCTCCGACAAAAAAA ATGCTGCTGTAATGGACCAAGAGCCTGCAGGGAACAGAACAGTGAACAGCGAG GATTCTGATGAACAAGACCATCAGGAGGTGTCATACGCATAA
- the KIR3DL2 gene encoding killer cell immunoglobulin-like receptor 3DL2 isoform 2 precursor (isoform 2 precursor is encoded by transcript variant 2; The RefSeq protein has 1 substitution compared to this genomic sequence) produces MSLTVVSMACVGFFLLQGAWPLMGGQDKPFLSARPSTVVPRGGHVALQCHYRRGFNNFMLYKEDRSHVPIFHGRIFQESFIMGPVTPAHAGTYRCRGSRPHSLTGWSAPSNPLVIMVTGNHRKPSLLAHPGPLLKSGETVILQCWSDVMFEHFFLHREGISEDPSRLVGQIHDGVSKANFSIGPLMPVLAGTYRCYGSVPHSPYQLSAPSDPLDIVITGLYEKPSLSAQPGPTVQAGENVTLSCSSWSSYDIYHLSREGEAHERRLRAVPKVNRTFQADFPLGPATHGGTYRCFGSFRALPCVWSNSSDPLLVSVTGICRHLHVLIGTSVVIFLFILLLFFLLYRWCSNKKNAAVMDQEPAGDRTVNRQDSDEQDPQEVTYAQLDHCVFIQRKISRPSQRPKTPLTDTSVYTELPNAEPRSKVVSCPRAPQSGLEGVF; encoded by the exons ATGTCGCTCACTGTCGTCAGCATGGCGTGCGTTG GGTTCTTCTTGCTGCAGGGGGCCTGGCCACTCATGG GTGGTCAGGACAAACCCTTCCTGTCTGCCCGGCCCAGCACTGTGGTGCCTCGAGGAGGACACGTGGCTCTTCAGTGTCACTATCGTCGTGGGTTTAACAATTTCATGCTGTACAAAGAAGACAGAAGCCACGTTCCCATCTTCCACGGCAGAATATTCCAGGAGAGCTTCATCATGGGCCCTGTGACCCCAGCACATGCAGGGACCTACAGATGTCGGGGTTCACGCCCACACTCCCTCACTGGGTGGTCGGCACCCAGCAACCCCCTGGTGATCATGGTCACAG GAAACCACAGAAAACCTTCCctcctggcccacccagggcccCTGCTGAAATCAGGAGAGACAGTCATCCTGCAATGTTGGTCAGATGTCATGTTTGAGCATTTCTTTCTGCACAGAGAGGGGATCTCTGAGGACCCCTCACGCCTCGTTGGACAGATCCATGATGGGGTCTCCAAGGCCAACTTCTCCATCGGTCCCTTGATGCCTGTCCTTGCAGGAACCTACAGATGTTATGGTTCTGTTCCTCACTCCCCCTATCAGTTGTCAGCTCCCAGTGACCCCCTGGACATCGTGATCACAG GTCTATATGAGAAACCTTCTCTCTCAGCCCAGCCGGGCCCCACGGTTCAGGCAGGAGAGAACGTGACCTTGTCCTGTAGCTCCTGGAGCTCCTATGACATCTACCATCTGTCCAGGGAAGGGGAGGCCCATGAACGTAGGCTCCGTGCAGTGCCCAAGGTCAacagaacattccaggcagactTTCCTCTGGGCCCTGCCACCCACGGAGGGACCTACAGATGCTTCGGCTCTTTCCATGCCCTGCCCTGCGTGTGGTCAAACTCAAGTGACCCACTGCTTGTTTCTGTCACAG GTATCTGCAGACACCTGCATGTTCTGATTGGGACCTCAGTGGTCAtcttcctcttcatcctcctcctcttctttctcctttatcgCTGGTGCTCCAACAAAAAGA ATGCTGCTGTAATGGACCAAGAGCCTGCGGGGGACAGAACAGTGAATAGGCAG GACTCTGATGAACAAGACCCTCAGGAGGTGACGTACGCACAGTTGGATCACTGCGTTTTCATACAGAGAAAAATCAGTCGCCCTTCTCAGAGGCCCAAGACACCCCTAACAGATACCAGCGTGTACACGGAACTTCCAAATGCTGAGCCCAGATCCAAAGTTGTCTCCTGCCCACGAGCACCACAGTCAGGTCTTGAGGGGGTTTTCTAG
- the KIR3DL2 gene encoding killer cell immunoglobulin-like receptor 3DL2 isoform X1 gives MSLTVVSMACVGFFLLQGAWPLMGGQDKPFLSARPSTVVPRGGHVALQCHYRRGFNNFMLYKEDRSHVPIFHGRIFQESFIMGPVTPAHAGTYRCRGSRPHSLTGWSAPSNPLVIMVTGNHRKPSLLAHPGPLLKSGETVILQCWSDVMFEHFFLHREGISEDPSRLVGQIHDGVSKANFSIGPLMPVLAGTYRCYGSVPHSPYQLSAPSDPLDIVITGLYEKPSLSAQPGPTVQAGENVTLSCSSWSSYDIYHLSREGEAHERRLRAVPKVNRTFQADFPLGPATHGGTYRCFGSFHALPCVWSNSSDPLLVSVTDAAVMDQEPAGDRTVNRQDSDEQDPQEVTYAQLDHCVFIQRKISRPSQRPKTPLTDTSVYTELPNAEPRSKVVSCPRAPQSGLEGVF, from the exons ATGTCGCTCACTGTCGTCAGCATGGCGTGCGTTG GGTTCTTCTTGCTGCAGGGGGCCTGGCCACTCATGG GTGGTCAGGACAAACCCTTCCTGTCTGCCCGGCCCAGCACTGTGGTGCCTCGAGGAGGACACGTGGCTCTTCAGTGTCACTATCGTCGTGGGTTTAACAATTTCATGCTGTACAAAGAAGACAGAAGCCACGTTCCCATCTTCCACGGCAGAATATTCCAGGAGAGCTTCATCATGGGCCCTGTGACCCCAGCACATGCAGGGACCTACAGATGTCGGGGTTCACGCCCACACTCCCTCACTGGGTGGTCGGCACCCAGCAACCCCCTGGTGATCATGGTCACAG GAAACCACAGAAAACCTTCCctcctggcccacccagggcccCTGCTGAAATCAGGAGAGACAGTCATCCTGCAATGTTGGTCAGATGTCATGTTTGAGCATTTCTTTCTGCACAGAGAGGGGATCTCTGAGGACCCCTCACGCCTCGTTGGACAGATCCATGATGGGGTCTCCAAGGCCAACTTCTCCATCGGTCCCTTGATGCCTGTCCTTGCAGGAACCTACAGATGTTATGGTTCTGTTCCTCACTCCCCCTATCAGTTGTCAGCTCCCAGTGACCCCCTGGACATCGTGATCACAG GTCTATATGAGAAACCTTCTCTCTCAGCCCAGCCGGGCCCCACGGTTCAGGCAGGAGAGAACGTGACCTTGTCCTGTAGCTCCTGGAGCTCCTATGACATCTACCATCTGTCCAGGGAAGGGGAGGCCCATGAACGTAGGCTCCGTGCAGTGCCCAAGGTCAacagaacattccaggcagactTTCCTCTGGGCCCTGCCACCCACGGAGGGACCTACAGATGCTTCGGCTCTTTCCATGCCCTGCCCTGCGTGTGGTCAAACTCAAGTGACCCACTGCTTGTTTCTGTCACAG ATGCTGCTGTAATGGACCAAGAGCCTGCGGGGGACAGAACAGTGAATAGGCAG GACTCTGATGAACAAGACCCTCAGGAGGTGACGTACGCACAGTTGGATCACTGCGTTTTCATACAGAGAAAAATCAGTCGCCCTTCTCAGAGGCCCAAGACACCCCTAACAGATACCAGCGTGTACACGGAACTTCCAAATGCTGAGCCCAGATCCAAAGTTGTCTCCTGCCCACGAGCACCACAGTCAGGTCTTGAGGGGGTTTTCTAG
- the KIR3DL2 gene encoding killer cell immunoglobulin-like receptor 3DL2 isoform 1 precursor (isoform 1 precursor is encoded by transcript variant 1; The RefSeq protein has 1 substitution compared to this genomic sequence) — MSLTVVSMACVGFFLLQGAWPLMGGQDKPFLSARPSTVVPRGGHVALQCHYRRGFNNFMLYKEDRSHVPIFHGRIFQESFIMGPVTPAHAGTYRCRGSRPHSLTGWSAPSNPLVIMVTGNHRKPSLLAHPGPLLKSGETVILQCWSDVMFEHFFLHREGISEDPSRLVGQIHDGVSKANFSIGPLMPVLAGTYRCYGSVPHSPYQLSAPSDPLDIVITGLYEKPSLSAQPGPTVQAGENVTLSCSSWSSYDIYHLSREGEAHERRLRAVPKVNRTFQADFPLGPATHGGTYRCFGSFRALPCVWSNSSDPLLVSVTGNPSSSWPSPTEPSSKSGICRHLHVLIGTSVVIFLFILLLFFLLYRWCSNKKNAAVMDQEPAGDRTVNRQDSDEQDPQEVTYAQLDHCVFIQRKISRPSQRPKTPLTDTSVYTELPNAEPRSKVVSCPRAPQSGLEGVF; from the exons ATGTCGCTCACTGTCGTCAGCATGGCGTGCGTTG GGTTCTTCTTGCTGCAGGGGGCCTGGCCACTCATGG GTGGTCAGGACAAACCCTTCCTGTCTGCCCGGCCCAGCACTGTGGTGCCTCGAGGAGGACACGTGGCTCTTCAGTGTCACTATCGTCGTGGGTTTAACAATTTCATGCTGTACAAAGAAGACAGAAGCCACGTTCCCATCTTCCACGGCAGAATATTCCAGGAGAGCTTCATCATGGGCCCTGTGACCCCAGCACATGCAGGGACCTACAGATGTCGGGGTTCACGCCCACACTCCCTCACTGGGTGGTCGGCACCCAGCAACCCCCTGGTGATCATGGTCACAG GAAACCACAGAAAACCTTCCctcctggcccacccagggcccCTGCTGAAATCAGGAGAGACAGTCATCCTGCAATGTTGGTCAGATGTCATGTTTGAGCATTTCTTTCTGCACAGAGAGGGGATCTCTGAGGACCCCTCACGCCTCGTTGGACAGATCCATGATGGGGTCTCCAAGGCCAACTTCTCCATCGGTCCCTTGATGCCTGTCCTTGCAGGAACCTACAGATGTTATGGTTCTGTTCCTCACTCCCCCTATCAGTTGTCAGCTCCCAGTGACCCCCTGGACATCGTGATCACAG GTCTATATGAGAAACCTTCTCTCTCAGCCCAGCCGGGCCCCACGGTTCAGGCAGGAGAGAACGTGACCTTGTCCTGTAGCTCCTGGAGCTCCTATGACATCTACCATCTGTCCAGGGAAGGGGAGGCCCATGAACGTAGGCTCCGTGCAGTGCCCAAGGTCAacagaacattccaggcagactTTCCTCTGGGCCCTGCCACCCACGGAGGGACCTACAGATGCTTCGGCTCTTTCCATGCCCTGCCCTGCGTGTGGTCAAACTCAAGTGACCCACTGCTTGTTTCTGTCACAG GAAACCCTTCAAGTAGTTGGCCTTCACCCACAGAACCAAGCTCCAAATCTG GTATCTGCAGACACCTGCATGTTCTGATTGGGACCTCAGTGGTCAtcttcctcttcatcctcctcctcttctttctcctttatcgCTGGTGCTCCAACAAAAAGA ATGCTGCTGTAATGGACCAAGAGCCTGCGGGGGACAGAACAGTGAATAGGCAG GACTCTGATGAACAAGACCCTCAGGAGGTGACGTACGCACAGTTGGATCACTGCGTTTTCATACAGAGAAAAATCAGTCGCCCTTCTCAGAGGCCCAAGACACCCCTAACAGATACCAGCGTGTACACGGAACTTCCAAATGCTGAGCCCAGATCCAAAGTTGTCTCCTGCCCACGAGCACCACAGTCAGGTCTTGAGGGGGTTTTCTAG